One stretch of Thermomicrobiales bacterium DNA includes these proteins:
- the recR gene encoding recombination mediator RecR has product MSSSSGISVKPVSDLIEELGRLPGIGPKTASRLAFSILRGPREEAVALADAILTVKERVFFCSRCFNITETEPCAICTDPTRDPIICVVEEPLDVLALDRTGQFRGKYHVLHGAISPIDGIGPGKLRIAELIERVKTEKPDEVILATNLDMPGEATASILHSMLVPLGVRVTRPATGLPAGGDLEYADDVTLARALAGRRTL; this is encoded by the coding sequence TTGTCGTCATCCTCCGGGATATCCGTCAAACCCGTTTCCGATCTGATCGAAGAACTTGGCCGGCTGCCAGGAATTGGCCCGAAGACGGCATCGCGGTTGGCGTTTTCGATTCTGCGGGGGCCGCGAGAAGAAGCGGTCGCACTGGCGGACGCGATCCTGACGGTGAAGGAGCGGGTCTTCTTCTGTTCGCGGTGTTTCAACATCACCGAAACAGAGCCGTGCGCTATCTGCACCGACCCGACGCGCGATCCCATCATTTGTGTGGTGGAGGAGCCGCTGGATGTGCTGGCGCTGGACCGAACCGGACAGTTTCGGGGAAAGTATCACGTCCTGCACGGGGCCATTTCGCCGATCGACGGGATTGGTCCTGGCAAGCTACGGATCGCCGAACTGATCGAGCGGGTGAAGACGGAAAAACCGGATGAGGTGATCCTGGCAACCAACCTGGACATGCCGGGAGAGGCAACCGCTTCCATCCTGCATAGCATGTTGGTGCCGCTCGGGGTGCGGGTGACCCGTCCCGCCACCGGGCTGCCGGCCGGAGGCGATCTGGAGTACGCGGACGATGTCACGCTGGCGCGCGCGTTGGCCGGTCGGCGGACCCTGTAG
- a CDS encoding DNA translocase FtsK translates to MRDKARARWDARFGGQFLSDDTRRQIMGAAPIALGLIFAWILMSHGRDGRLTGWTYEALRGLAGDGTFLIPLFLIMAGIKAVLDERHPLPTGGQLAGGALLGGSLLALLAFAGETKRSGGGIIGDNLALLLNHYLPEPACAAVLLLAGGIGVFLLTRTDPRQFYRDLHGIWRRIRPASEPVDTSNRVTQTAAFIPVARPAKPPVESKPFDSKPLEQAVLPPPMPPVINLPKATEKADKTEIKKAKAPIVNHSNLPLPDLSQLKYYEGHEVNTTELGDKATLIEETLASFKVDAHVREINPGPAVTQYTLEPGTGVKVRRITELQNDLALALAAPSIRIEAPVPGMARVGIEIPNAQVTTVGLRETIESSQFAKSKAKLPVPLGRDVNGRYVVGDLTKMPHLLIAGATGSGKSVCLNEIISTFLLTKSPDEVKLLMFDPKMVELTGYNGVPHLQCPVVTEMDKVVGALRLVVNEMQRRYDVFSKAGVRNLDGYRMKMADEPNAERVPYLVVILDELADLMLTSPMDVEGLIQRLTQMGRAAGIHLILATQRPSVDVITGIIKANVPARIAFAVSSQTDSRVILDMPGAERLLGRGDMLYLPPDAAKPVRIQGAFVEDNDVHYIVGHWHAVTPIPQYAEEWLNLPSSSGVVTSEGGYEDDPLMEKALAVVREQGVASASMLQRRLRIGYNRAARLIEQMEDDGVIGPADGIKGRPVLDMDV, encoded by the coding sequence ATGCGCGACAAAGCGCGCGCGCGATGGGACGCGCGGTTCGGCGGTCAGTTCCTTTCAGACGATACGCGCCGTCAAATCATGGGCGCGGCGCCAATCGCGCTCGGGTTGATCTTCGCCTGGATTCTCATGAGCCATGGGCGCGACGGCCGGCTGACCGGCTGGACCTACGAAGCGCTCCGTGGTCTGGCGGGCGACGGCACATTTCTGATTCCGCTCTTCCTCATCATGGCCGGCATCAAGGCGGTGCTCGACGAACGGCATCCGTTGCCCACCGGTGGACAACTCGCCGGGGGAGCGCTCCTGGGTGGATCGCTGCTCGCATTGCTGGCGTTTGCCGGTGAGACCAAGCGCAGCGGGGGCGGAATCATTGGGGACAACCTGGCGCTTCTGCTGAATCACTACCTGCCAGAGCCTGCCTGCGCAGCAGTCCTGCTGCTCGCGGGTGGGATCGGTGTGTTTCTCCTGACGCGGACTGATCCACGGCAGTTCTATCGTGACCTGCACGGGATCTGGCGGCGGATCCGGCCGGCATCCGAGCCTGTCGACACGTCGAACCGTGTTACACAAACGGCTGCCTTTATCCCGGTGGCACGCCCGGCCAAGCCGCCAGTCGAGAGCAAACCGTTCGACAGCAAACCACTGGAGCAGGCTGTGCTGCCGCCGCCAATGCCGCCAGTGATCAATCTGCCCAAGGCGACCGAAAAGGCGGACAAGACCGAGATCAAGAAAGCGAAAGCTCCGATCGTCAATCACTCCAATCTGCCGCTTCCCGATCTGAGCCAGCTCAAGTACTACGAAGGTCACGAAGTCAACACAACCGAACTGGGGGACAAGGCGACTCTCATCGAGGAGACGCTGGCGAGCTTCAAAGTCGACGCCCATGTGCGCGAGATCAATCCCGGACCGGCTGTGACGCAATACACGCTGGAGCCGGGAACTGGCGTGAAAGTGCGCCGCATCACCGAGTTGCAGAACGACCTGGCATTGGCTTTGGCCGCGCCGAGCATCCGCATCGAGGCGCCAGTGCCGGGAATGGCGCGGGTAGGGATCGAGATTCCAAATGCGCAAGTCACCACGGTCGGCCTGCGGGAAACGATCGAATCGAGCCAGTTCGCCAAGTCGAAGGCGAAGCTGCCGGTGCCGCTCGGGCGCGATGTGAACGGGCGGTACGTGGTCGGCGATCTGACCAAGATGCCTCATCTCCTGATCGCCGGGGCGACTGGTTCGGGCAAGAGTGTCTGCCTGAACGAGATCATTTCCACGTTCCTGCTAACGAAGTCGCCCGATGAGGTCAAGCTGCTGATGTTCGACCCGAAGATGGTCGAACTGACCGGATACAACGGCGTGCCGCATCTGCAGTGTCCGGTCGTCACCGAGATGGACAAGGTGGTTGGCGCGTTGCGGTTGGTCGTCAACGAGATGCAGCGCCGCTACGACGTCTTCTCGAAGGCAGGCGTGCGCAATCTCGATGGCTACCGCATGAAGATGGCGGATGAGCCGAACGCGGAGCGCGTGCCGTATCTGGTCGTGATTCTGGACGAACTGGCCGACCTGATGCTGACCTCGCCGATGGACGTGGAGGGATTGATCCAGCGGCTGACGCAGATGGGCCGCGCGGCGGGGATACATCTGATCCTGGCGACGCAGCGGCCGTCGGTCGATGTGATCACCGGCATCATCAAGGCGAACGTTCCGGCCCGAATCGCGTTTGCCGTCTCGTCGCAGACCGACAGTCGCGTCATTCTGGACATGCCGGGAGCGGAGCGGCTGCTGGGACGCGGTGACATGCTCTATCTGCCGCCGGACGCCGCCAAGCCGGTGCGTATCCAGGGCGCGTTCGTGGAAGACAACGACGTGCACTACATCGTGGGCCACTGGCACGCGGTGACGCCAATTCCCCAGTACGCCGAGGAGTGGCTCAATCTGCCGAGCTCATCCGGGGTGGTCACCAGCGAAGGCGGCTACGAGGACGATCCATTGATGGAGAAGGCACTGGCGGTGGTGCGCGAACAGGGGGTGGCGTCCGCGTCCATGCTGCAGCGTCGCTTACGCATCGGCTACAACCGGGCGGCGCGCTTGATCGAGCAGATGGAGGATGACGGGGTGATCGGGCCGGCAGACGGGATCAAAGGTCGTCCAGTCCTTGACATGGACGTATAA